One window of the Bradysia coprophila strain Holo2 chromosome X unlocalized genomic scaffold, BU_Bcop_v1 contig_26, whole genome shotgun sequence genome contains the following:
- the LOC119069321 gene encoding transcription factor mef2A, which produces MLRTFIVLTTLVCVAVAQKYQQTTPVPILKQINRHNEDGSYSYGYEGGDGSFKIETKYPNGEVYGKYGYVDDAGKVREIEYGASRRGFEPAGSDINVPPPTVNNDNNLSPLGPNEVDDGQYREDPSIYYKDDKYNVEPVKTVSQPARFQSNTFETNFNTNNNNQYQQQSRFRLQQQPEYQSQSYQQQNQFQQYQQQPFEGRQFQQQQYQPSQYPASQADLFRGHPATQFDINTGSYSVSYTG; this is translated from the exons GTATTGACTACATTGGTCTGTGTAGCAGTGGCTCAGAAATATCAACAGACAACGCCGGTACCCATTTTAAAGCAAATAAACCGTCACAACGAAGATGGATCGTACAGTTATGGCTATGAGGGAGGTGATGGCAGTTTTAAAATCGAAACTAAATATCCCAATGGTGAAGTATATG GTAAATATGGCTACGTAGATGATGCTGGAAAGGTTAGAGAAATCGAATACGGAGCAAGTCGTCGTGGATTCGAACCGGCAG GAAGCGACATAAACGTTCCACCTCCGACTGTAAACAATGATAACAATCTCTCGCCACTCGGACCAAATGAAGTCGATGATGGTCAATACCGAGAGGATCCAAGCATTTACTACAAAGACGACAAATACAACGTCGAGCCCGTTAAAACTGTCAGCCAACCAGCCCGCTTCCAATCAAACACATTCGAAACCAATTTCAACACAAATAACAACAATCAATACCAACAGCAATCGCGTTTCCGCCTCCAACAGCAGCCAGAATACCAGTCTCAAAGCtaccaacaacaaaatcaattccAACAATACCAACAACAACCATTCGAAGGCAGACAGTTTCAACAGCAACAATATCAACCGTCCCAATATCCAGCATCCCAAGCTGATCTATTCAGAGGACATCCTGCGACTCAGTTTGATATAAACACTGGTTCTTATAGTGTTTCGTACACGGGGTAA